The following proteins come from a genomic window of Planctomycetota bacterium:
- the mnmG gene encoding tRNA uridine-5-carboxymethylaminomethyl(34) synthesis enzyme MnmG: MQNDYDIIVIGGGHAGAEAAWAAANLGMRTALVTMRADRIGQMSCNPAIGGLAKGQMVREIDALGGLMALAIDATGIQFRMLNQSKGPAVRGPRAQADKYAYAREVQQLLRSRTNLTILEGTVDEILTTEGHVAGIRLAPGPTRFSESGPSLTASSVVLTTGTFMRGLLHSGESQTPGGRIGEAPAVSISDALRALGFELGRLKTGTPPRLAAESIDFAALEIQPGDNPPIPFSDLTPMRRGDFSPPVFPVLEQRPCWITQTHEKIHDLIRANLHRAPMYNGQVKTTGPRYCPSIEDKVVRFADKSAHHVFLEPESLETNEIYCNGISTSLPHDVQDFIVANMPGCERAKILKYGYAVEYDMVLPHQIDATCMTKRLPGLFLAGQINGTTGYEEAAGQGLVAGLNAVRYARQQDLVRLGRDQAYIGVLMDDLVTKVPREPYRMFTSRAEHRLILRSDNAADRLTPLGRELGLVDDERWSVYENRRATLAQMRQTLQAACGLAALKRPDFDEPAALAILGESADPRLVAALLSDAKYEPFIERHRRDHQRLEKVESRPLPVDYDYTKVRGLRNEAIHVLNRFRPATLGQARRLAGINPADLTVLTFAMKLR, translated from the coding sequence ATGCAAAACGACTACGACATCATCGTCATCGGCGGCGGTCACGCCGGAGCCGAGGCCGCATGGGCCGCGGCGAATCTGGGCATGCGCACCGCGCTGGTGACCATGCGCGCCGACCGTATCGGGCAGATGTCCTGCAACCCCGCCATCGGCGGACTCGCCAAGGGCCAGATGGTCCGCGAGATCGACGCCCTCGGCGGACTCATGGCCCTCGCCATCGACGCCACCGGCATCCAGTTCCGCATGCTCAACCAATCCAAGGGCCCCGCCGTCCGTGGCCCCCGCGCTCAAGCCGACAAATACGCCTACGCACGTGAGGTCCAACAACTCCTCCGCTCGCGCACCAACCTCACCATCCTCGAAGGAACCGTCGACGAAATCCTCACCACCGAGGGTCACGTCGCCGGCATCCGCCTCGCCCCCGGCCCGACTCGCTTCAGCGAGTCGGGGCCCTCGCTCACCGCTTCATCCGTCGTATTGACCACCGGCACCTTCATGCGCGGCCTCCTCCACTCCGGCGAATCGCAAACCCCCGGCGGACGCATCGGCGAAGCCCCCGCCGTCTCGATCAGCGATGCGCTCCGCGCGCTGGGCTTCGAACTCGGCCGCCTCAAGACCGGCACCCCCCCGCGCCTTGCCGCCGAGTCGATCGACTTCGCCGCCCTCGAAATCCAACCCGGCGACAACCCGCCCATCCCCTTCAGCGATCTCACGCCCATGAGGCGGGGGGACTTCAGTCCCCCCGTCTTCCCGGTCCTTGAGCAGCGCCCCTGCTGGATCACCCAGACCCACGAAAAGATCCACGACCTCATCCGAGCCAATCTTCACCGCGCCCCGATGTACAACGGCCAGGTCAAAACGACCGGCCCGCGCTATTGCCCGTCCATCGAGGACAAGGTCGTCCGTTTCGCCGACAAATCCGCTCATCATGTGTTCCTCGAGCCCGAGTCGCTCGAAACGAATGAAATCTACTGCAACGGCATCTCGACGTCGCTGCCGCATGATGTGCAGGATTTCATCGTGGCGAACATGCCCGGCTGCGAGCGCGCGAAGATTCTCAAATACGGATACGCCGTCGAATATGACATGGTCCTGCCGCATCAGATTGACGCGACGTGCATGACCAAGCGGCTGCCGGGCCTCTTCCTCGCCGGGCAGATCAATGGGACGACCGGCTATGAGGAAGCCGCCGGTCAGGGCCTCGTCGCCGGACTCAACGCCGTGCGGTACGCCCGCCAACAGGACCTCGTCCGCCTCGGCCGCGATCAGGCGTACATCGGCGTGCTGATGGACGATCTGGTCACCAAAGTCCCGCGCGAGCCGTATCGGATGTTCACCAGCCGGGCGGAGCATCGGCTGATTCTGCGATCGGATAACGCCGCCGATCGTCTCACGCCGCTGGGCCGCGAGCTGGGGCTCGTCGATGATGAGCGCTGGTCCGTCTACGAAAACCGCCGCGCGACACTCGCGCAGATGCGCCAAACGCTCCAGGCCGCTTGCGGGTTAGCAGCCCTCAAGCGCCCCGACTTCGACGAGCCCGCCGCCTTGGCGATCCTCGGCGAGAGCGCCGACCCGCGCCTCGTCGCCGCGCTGCTCAGCGATGCCAAATACGAGCCGTTCATCGAGCGCCATCGCCGCGATCATCAGCGGCTTGAAAAAGTCGAGTCGCGCCCGCTGCCCGTCGATTATGACTACACGAAAGTGCGCGGCCTGCGCAATGAAGCGATCCATGTCTTAAACCGCTTCCGCCCCGCCACGCTCGGCCAGGCCCGCCGCCTCGCCGGCATCAACCCCGCCGACCTGACCGTCCTGACGTTCGCGATGAAACTCCGCTGA
- a CDS encoding leucyl/phenylalanyl-tRNA--protein transferase, with protein sequence MVDRSHEHPPRELTLTPQLLVAAYCQGVFPMARSRHAPGVEWFSPDPRAVLPLDRFKCPRTLRQAVERRLFDIRHDTAFADVITACSHKRPGHPETWINRQIIESFIELHELGVAHSVEAWRDGQLVGGLYGVAIGGAFCGESMFHRPDLGGTNASKVCLAHLVAHMKSRGFILLDVQMNSDHMRRFGTVEIPRKEYLRRLTDAIAMDVSF encoded by the coding sequence ATGGTCGATCGGTCGCACGAGCATCCGCCGCGCGAACTGACGCTCACGCCGCAGTTGCTTGTCGCGGCGTACTGTCAGGGCGTGTTCCCCATGGCGCGTTCCCGCCACGCGCCGGGCGTCGAATGGTTCAGCCCCGATCCCCGGGCGGTGTTGCCGCTGGATCGCTTCAAGTGTCCGCGCACGCTGCGGCAGGCCGTCGAGCGGCGCCTCTTCGACATCCGTCACGACACCGCTTTCGCCGACGTCATCACCGCCTGTTCGCACAAGCGGCCGGGGCATCCGGAGACGTGGATCAACCGGCAGATCATCGAGTCGTTCATCGAACTGCACGAGCTGGGCGTCGCGCACAGCGTCGAAGCGTGGCGCGACGGGCAGCTCGTCGGCGGACTTTACGGCGTGGCGATCGGCGGGGCGTTCTGCGGCGAATCCATGTTCCACCGCCCCGACCTGGGCGGCACCAACGCCTCCAAAGTCTGCCTCGCCCATCTCGTGGCCCACATGAAGTCCCGCGGATTCATCCTGCTCGACGTGCAGATGAACAGCGACCACATGCGCCGCTTCGGCACCGTCGAAATCCCGCGCAAGGAATATCTCCGCCGCCTGACGGACGCGATCGCGATGGATGTGAGTTTCTGA
- the fusA gene encoding elongation factor G: MSTQATPTPSTANSGALSHVRNFGIAAHIDAGKTTVSERVLFYTGKIYKMGEVHEGTATMDFLEDEQNRGITIQSAATTCLWKRNDRDYTLNLIDTPGHVDFTIEVERSLRVLDGAVAVFDGKEGVEAQSETVWRQAEKYHVPRICFINKMDKLGADFEFSFNSIGERLGANAIPVQIPIGHGHEFQGIIDLLTMRAYYYDASELGSKVEERDIPDDLMDNAQFWHHMLVEKAAELDDALTEKFIEDESTITSEEIRAALRKGTLAIACHPVFCGSALKYIGVQKLLDGVIDYLPNPNEVPEVQGVDPKDSDVKLSRPHDSSAPFSGLVFKVVSDQHGDLTYTRVYSGTLSKGSRVINPGNGKKENVSRIFQMHAQNRIALEEAKAGDIVALIGIKNSSTGDTLCDPDHPILLERMDFPEPVISMSIEPQSAGDQEKLGNALSTINREDPSFRYHVNEETGETIIAGMGELHLDIVVTKLQRDMKIPVHVGKPRVSYRETITAKAEARGLHKKQSGGRGQFGDAIITIEPYTEAQAIEDELKFTDQIAFENKVVGGSIPKEYIPSVEYGARQTAKSGVVAGYPMQNVKITLIDGSYHDVDSSQVAFEMAGSLALKEAAKKAKPVLLEPIMKVVVTTPEEFLGNVTGDISSRRGMILGQEKRGNAIILEAEAPLSEMFGYSTSLRGMSQGRANYSMEPSTYREVPRNIAEQIVAGQGTK; this comes from the coding sequence ATGAGCACGCAAGCCACGCCCACCCCGTCCACCGCCAACAGCGGCGCCCTGAGCCACGTGCGCAACTTCGGCATCGCCGCGCACATCGACGCGGGCAAGACCACCGTCTCCGAACGCGTCCTGTTCTACACGGGCAAAATCTACAAGATGGGCGAAGTGCACGAAGGCACGGCGACGATGGACTTCCTCGAGGACGAACAGAACCGCGGCATCACCATTCAGTCCGCGGCGACGACCTGCCTCTGGAAGCGCAATGATCGTGACTACACGCTCAACCTCATCGACACCCCCGGACACGTCGACTTCACCATCGAAGTCGAACGCTCCCTCCGCGTCCTCGACGGCGCCGTCGCCGTGTTCGACGGCAAGGAAGGCGTCGAAGCGCAGTCCGAAACCGTCTGGCGTCAGGCCGAAAAGTATCACGTCCCCCGCATCTGCTTCATCAACAAGATGGACAAGCTCGGCGCGGACTTCGAATTCAGCTTCAACTCGATCGGCGAACGCCTCGGCGCCAACGCCATCCCCGTGCAGATTCCCATCGGGCATGGCCACGAGTTCCAGGGCATCATCGATCTGCTGACCATGCGGGCGTACTACTACGACGCCTCGGAGCTGGGCTCCAAGGTCGAAGAGCGCGACATTCCCGATGATCTGATGGACAACGCGCAGTTCTGGCATCACATGCTCGTCGAGAAGGCCGCTGAACTCGACGACGCGCTGACCGAGAAGTTCATCGAGGACGAAAGCACGATCACCTCCGAAGAAATCCGCGCCGCTCTGCGTAAGGGCACGCTCGCCATCGCCTGTCACCCCGTCTTCTGCGGGTCGGCCCTGAAGTACATCGGCGTGCAGAAGCTGCTCGACGGCGTCATCGACTACCTGCCCAATCCCAACGAAGTGCCCGAAGTGCAGGGCGTCGATCCCAAGGACTCGGACGTCAAGCTCAGCCGCCCGCACGACTCCAGCGCCCCGTTCAGCGGGCTGGTGTTCAAGGTCGTGTCCGACCAGCATGGCGACCTGACCTACACGCGCGTCTACTCCGGTACGCTCTCCAAGGGCTCGCGCGTCATCAACCCCGGCAACGGCAAGAAGGAAAACGTCAGCCGCATCTTCCAGATGCACGCCCAGAACCGCATCGCCCTCGAAGAAGCCAAGGCCGGCGACATCGTCGCGCTCATCGGCATCAAGAACTCGTCGACCGGCGATACGCTCTGCGATCCGGACCACCCGATTCTGCTGGAGCGCATGGACTTCCCAGAGCCGGTGATTTCCATGTCGATCGAGCCGCAGTCCGCCGGCGATCAGGAAAAGCTCGGCAACGCGCTTTCGACGATCAACCGCGAAGACCCCAGCTTCCGCTACCACGTCAACGAGGAAACGGGCGAGACGATCATCGCGGGCATGGGCGAGCTTCACCTGGACATCGTGGTGACGAAGCTTCAGCGGGACATGAAGATTCCCGTGCACGTCGGCAAGCCGCGCGTGTCGTACCGCGAGACGATCACGGCCAAGGCCGAGGCCCGCGGCCTGCACAAGAAGCAGTCGGGCGGCCGCGGCCAGTTCGGCGACGCCATCATCACGATCGAACCCTACACCGAAGCGCAGGCCATCGAGGATGAACTGAAGTTCACCGACCAGATCGCCTTCGAGAACAAGGTCGTCGGCGGCTCGATTCCCAAGGAATACATCCCCAGCGTCGAATACGGCGCCCGGCAGACCGCCAAGAGCGGCGTCGTGGCCGGGTATCCGATGCAGAACGTCAAGATCACGCTCATCGACGGCTCGTACCACGACGTCGACTCGTCGCAGGTGGCGTTCGAGATGGCCGGCTCGCTGGCGCTCAAGGAAGCGGCCAAGAAGGCCAAGCCCGTGCTGCTGGAGCCGATCATGAAGGTCGTCGTGACCACGCCCGAGGAATTCCTGGGCAACGTGACGGGCGACATCTCCAGCCGGCGCGGCATGATCCTCGGTCAGGAGAAGCGCGGCAACGCCATCATCCTCGAAGCCGAGGCCCCGCTCTCGGAAATGTTCGGGTACTCGACGTCGCTGCGCGGGATGAGCCAGGGCCGCGCCAACTACTCGATGGAGCCGTCCACCTACCGCGAAGTGCCCCGCAACATCGCCGAGCAGATCGTCGCCGGCCAGGGCACGAAGTAA
- a CDS encoding DUF4965 domain-containing protein: MQTMTWPLSRLGSRFSLLFEPWRRRVMHSALGRFLDQPLDLAVGIVEPDGTERVLPFTQHGKLLYGCEQFERINSVTFRGHSDTCGLRFELNLHSTFYPQDELLSQMPAFYVELRVAAAPRVRRRRFVKTPKNVRLFIRLARPETQIDVREGRIDLRYDVKLDPQYTPACGSDIRQTKPDLKKLNTPSATAHVVERLQSLNDGAVPSTGEHGGAGLSLELPVTSEGSGIKWRLVWGAHTSDPVLDLNGDPATFMYLTHWPDLDTVMHKAITHRDDNLAKSRRFEKLLEQAPLSRSQWHLLVLAFQSYLSNTFWCRRADGREWFSVVEGTSMFHGTVDVEYNIALFYFALWPRLLTLIFEEWSRNCTEHKRSGGMILNHDMGAGVTVGKQAYDHSMPVEENANFLLLLQMYTHWTGDQAPLKKHSPIVRRLADYLLWTDRDGSGFPSEGTANTLDGSDAVQFARKQTYLAIKRNAALSAAADLLERGGQSEPAERCRLAAARDVPLIEEAAWLDDHYAVSVDRDAQGLIDTWTGEPLPTRELAGWDDYSIYTTNGLLLPIMIAQPLAFDSERLHTDLFNSQREALRSYGCGHTSSDNTNIWISSNLWRDFVSHYLHVESITLDSRYWDMLVFSNTNGQSFGFCDTYIGNELAFYPRGATSFGYFLAGPRIQIDRMDGEYIAVNPPRHAAQRWPLLPLADWAAGKIPVCVVDTAGNATIEGEIEPVRILGHAPVSDGFIG, encoded by the coding sequence GTGCAGACGATGACGTGGCCACTTTCGCGGCTGGGGAGCCGATTTTCGCTGCTGTTTGAGCCGTGGCGCCGGCGGGTGATGCACTCGGCGCTGGGCCGCTTTCTCGATCAGCCGCTCGATCTGGCCGTCGGCATCGTTGAGCCCGACGGCACGGAGCGCGTCCTGCCGTTCACCCAGCACGGCAAACTCCTGTACGGATGCGAGCAGTTTGAGCGCATCAATTCCGTCACCTTCCGCGGTCATTCGGATACCTGCGGCCTGCGCTTCGAGCTGAACCTGCACAGCACGTTCTACCCGCAGGACGAACTGCTGAGCCAGATGCCCGCCTTCTATGTGGAGCTGCGCGTCGCCGCCGCTCCGCGCGTGCGCCGCCGCCGCTTCGTCAAGACGCCCAAGAACGTGCGTCTGTTCATCCGTCTCGCGCGGCCCGAGACGCAGATCGACGTGCGCGAGGGACGCATCGACCTGCGCTACGACGTGAAGCTCGATCCGCAGTACACGCCCGCCTGCGGGTCGGACATCCGGCAGACCAAGCCCGACCTCAAGAAGCTCAATACGCCTTCGGCGACGGCGCATGTGGTGGAGCGGCTTCAAAGTCTCAACGACGGCGCGGTGCCCTCGACCGGCGAACACGGCGGCGCCGGCCTGTCGCTCGAACTGCCCGTCACCAGCGAAGGCAGCGGCATCAAATGGCGACTCGTCTGGGGCGCGCACACCAGCGATCCCGTGCTCGATCTCAACGGCGATCCCGCCACGTTCATGTACCTGACGCACTGGCCCGACCTCGACACGGTCATGCACAAAGCCATCACGCACCGCGACGACAATCTGGCCAAGTCGCGGCGGTTCGAGAAGCTGCTCGAACAGGCGCCGCTGAGCCGAAGCCAATGGCATCTGCTCGTGCTGGCGTTTCAGAGCTACCTGTCCAACACGTTCTGGTGCCGGCGGGCGGACGGGCGCGAGTGGTTCAGCGTCGTGGAAGGCACGAGCATGTTCCACGGCACGGTCGATGTCGAATACAACATCGCGCTGTTCTACTTCGCCCTCTGGCCGCGCCTGCTCACGCTCATCTTCGAAGAATGGTCCCGCAACTGCACCGAGCACAAGCGCTCCGGCGGCATGATCCTCAATCACGACATGGGCGCGGGCGTGACGGTCGGCAAGCAGGCGTACGACCACTCGATGCCCGTCGAGGAAAACGCCAATTTCCTCCTGCTGCTTCAGATGTACACGCACTGGACCGGCGATCAGGCCCCGCTCAAAAAGCACAGCCCGATCGTCCGCCGCCTCGCCGACTATCTGCTCTGGACCGATCGCGACGGCAGCGGGTTTCCCTCGGAGGGGACGGCTAATACGCTCGACGGGTCCGACGCCGTGCAGTTCGCCCGTAAGCAGACGTATCTCGCCATCAAGCGCAACGCCGCGCTGTCCGCCGCCGCCGATCTGCTCGAGCGAGGCGGACAATCCGAGCCGGCGGAGCGATGCCGCCTCGCCGCGGCGCGTGATGTTCCGCTCATCGAGGAAGCCGCCTGGCTCGATGACCACTACGCCGTGAGCGTCGATCGTGATGCGCAGGGGTTGATCGACACGTGGACCGGCGAACCCTTGCCGACGCGCGAGCTGGCCGGGTGGGACGACTACTCGATCTACACGACCAACGGCCTGCTCCTGCCGATCATGATCGCTCAGCCGCTCGCCTTCGACTCCGAACGCCTGCACACCGACCTGTTCAACTCGCAGCGCGAAGCCCTGCGGTCCTACGGCTGCGGGCACACGTCCAGCGACAACACCAATATCTGGATCAGCTCCAATCTCTGGCGCGATTTCGTGAGCCACTACCTGCACGTCGAATCCATCACGCTCGACAGCCGCTACTGGGACATGCTCGTGTTCTCCAACACCAATGGCCAGAGCTTCGGATTCTGCGATACGTACATCGGCAATGAACTGGCGTTCTACCCGCGCGGGGCCACGTCGTTCGGCTACTTCCTCGCCGGGCCGCGGATTCAGATTGATCGCATGGACGGCGAGTACATCGCCGTCAATCCCCCGCGCCACGCCGCTCAGCGCTGGCCCCTGCTCCCGCTCGCCGACTGGGCCGCCGGCAAAATCCCCGTCTGCGTCGTCGACACCGCCGGCAACGCCACCATCGAAGGCGAAATCGAACCCGTCCGCATCCTTGGCCACGCCCCCGTGTCCGATGGGTTCATCGGCTGA